In Mesorhizobium sp. J428, the genomic window CCATCGCCTGTGCGCTGAAGCCGAAGCTGCTCATTGCCGACGAGCCGACCACCGCCCTCGACGTCGTGCTGCAGAAGCAGATCCTCGAACTGCTCAAGGATCTCGTCGACGAGCAGAAGATGGGCCTTCTGCTGATCAGCCACGACCTCGCCGTCGTGGCCGACATGTCCGACCGCGTCACCATCATGCGCCATGGCGAGGTGATGGAGGATGGCGAGACCGCACGGACGCTTTCGGAGCAGGTGCATCCCTACACGCGCCAGCTCGCCCAGGCCTCGATGCACGTGCCGGAACGGCCGAACAAGCATGCCGCGAATACTACGGCCGACAACCTCTTGGAAGTCAGCCAGGTCGTCCGCGAATATCCCGGCCGCCGCGTCTCCCTTCTGAAGAAGGGCGAGCCTTTCCGGGCAGTCGACGGCGTCTCGTTCTCGATGAAGCCAGGCCAGTCGATCGCGCTGGTCGGTCGCTCCGGCTGCGGCAAGTCCACGCTCGCCCGGATGATCCTCGCGCTCGACCATCCAACGTCGGGCGACATCCGCTTCATGGGCGAGAGCCTCGTCGGCAAGAACGAGGCAAAGCTGCGGCCCTTCCGCCGCAACATGCAGGTCGTGTTCCAGGATCCCTACGGCTCGTTCAATCCGCGCCACAAGGTCGAGCGGCTGGTCTCGGAGCCGCTTCACCTCCTCGACCACAAACCGTCGCCGCAGGAAAGGCGCGAACTGGTCGCAAGCGCGCTGCACGAGGTCGGGCTGAAGCCGGCCGACATGGACAAGTACCCGCACGAGTTCTCGGGCGGCCAGCGTCAGCGCATCTCGATCGCGCGCGCCATCATCACCCGCCCAAAGCTGATCGTTGCCGACGAGCCGGTCTCCGCACTCGACGTGTCGATCCGCGCGCAGGTGCTCGACCTCTTCGCCGACCTCAACCAGCGGCTGGGCGTCGCCTACCTCTTCATCACCCACGACCTCACGGTGGCGCGTGCGATCACCGACGAGGT contains:
- a CDS encoding ABC transporter ATP-binding protein: MSLLEIEKLKLEIGGTPILKGVDIAIGKGEVMGLVGESGSGKSMTALAIMQLLPQAAKASGRLIFDGIDILSSTENAMCRLRGDDIGMVFQEPMTALNPVKTIGEQVAEGIRWHTGANCADAEARARQILDRVGLPEAKFPLSRYPHELSGGQRQRVVIAIACALKPKLLIADEPTTALDVVLQKQILELLKDLVDEQKMGLLLISHDLAVVADMSDRVTIMRHGEVMEDGETARTLSEQVHPYTRQLAQASMHVPERPNKHAANTTADNLLEVSQVVREYPGRRVSLLKKGEPFRAVDGVSFSMKPGQSIALVGRSGCGKSTLARMILALDHPTSGDIRFMGESLVGKNEAKLRPFRRNMQVVFQDPYGSFNPRHKVERLVSEPLHLLDHKPSPQERRELVASALHEVGLKPADMDKYPHEFSGGQRQRISIARAIITRPKLIVADEPVSALDVSIRAQVLDLFADLNQRLGVAYLFITHDLTVARAITDEVMVMHDGRMVEEGRTGEILDNPKSDAAKALVDAAPDLHRAIARRLQEQG